One stretch of Paucidesulfovibrio gracilis DSM 16080 DNA includes these proteins:
- a CDS encoding NAD(P)/FAD-dependent oxidoreductase — translation MVPNTSAKTDFDVIIVGGGPAGLFAAYWLGEHTGLDVLVVEKGKRSLNRVCPIAGENGCIKCRPCNILCGVGGAGLFSDGKLNYIHKLGKTDLTQFMPVSEAKKLIDETESIFNRFGMDADVYPTDMEAAKAIRRESKKHGIDLLLIKQKHLGSDNLPGHIAGMAEHIKEQGVVFHTSEDVRDVLVEDGAVCGVRTNRGEYSARSVILAPGRVGAEWMAKVAHELELGVSQRGIEVGVRVEVSREIMEDLCGIIYDPTFFIRTAKYDDQTRTFCTNQGGFVALENYQDFVCVNGHAYTGRKSDNTNFAFLSKVVLDDPVTDNQSYGESIGRLATLIGGGKPILQRFGDLKRGRRSTWNRIRNSSIEPTLRNVVCGDIAMALPERILTNLVDGLEKLNEVVPGVSNDETLLYAPEIKFFATQVDTDSQLETGVQGLFVAGDGPGVAGNIVSAAATGLIPAKAIAKRLT, via the coding sequence ATGGTTCCGAATACTTCCGCAAAGACGGACTTTGATGTGATCATCGTGGGGGGCGGTCCGGCCGGACTGTTCGCCGCGTATTGGCTTGGAGAGCATACCGGGCTGGACGTGCTCGTGGTGGAGAAGGGCAAGCGCAGTCTGAATCGGGTCTGCCCCATTGCCGGTGAAAACGGGTGCATCAAGTGCCGCCCCTGCAATATCCTTTGCGGGGTGGGCGGTGCAGGGTTGTTTTCCGATGGAAAATTGAATTATATTCATAAATTGGGAAAGACAGACCTGACCCAGTTCATGCCTGTTTCCGAGGCCAAGAAGCTCATCGACGAGACGGAGTCCATTTTCAACCGTTTCGGCATGGATGCGGACGTGTATCCCACGGACATGGAAGCGGCCAAGGCCATTCGGCGTGAATCGAAAAAGCACGGCATAGATTTGCTGCTCATCAAGCAAAAGCATTTGGGCAGCGACAATCTGCCCGGACACATCGCGGGGATGGCGGAGCACATCAAGGAGCAGGGTGTGGTTTTCCATACGTCTGAGGACGTGCGCGACGTGCTGGTGGAAGATGGCGCGGTCTGCGGTGTGCGCACCAACCGTGGGGAGTATTCGGCTCGTTCCGTTATTCTGGCTCCTGGCCGTGTCGGGGCCGAATGGATGGCCAAGGTGGCCCATGAATTGGAACTCGGCGTTTCCCAGCGAGGCATCGAGGTAGGGGTTCGCGTGGAGGTGTCCCGCGAAATCATGGAAGATCTTTGCGGTATTATTTATGATCCCACATTCTTCATCCGCACGGCCAAATATGATGATCAGACCCGCACGTTCTGCACCAACCAGGGTGGGTTCGTAGCGTTGGAAAATTATCAGGATTTTGTCTGCGTCAACGGCCATGCCTACACGGGGCGCAAGTCCGACAACACCAACTTTGCCTTCCTCTCCAAGGTGGTGCTGGATGATCCCGTGACGGACAATCAGTCCTATGGGGAGTCCATCGGCCGACTGGCCACGCTCATCGGTGGGGGCAAGCCTATTTTGCAGCGTTTCGGAGACCTCAAGCGGGGGCGCCGTTCTACTTGGAACCGCATTCGCAACAGTTCCATCGAACCCACGCTGCGTAATGTGGTCTGTGGCGATATCGCCATGGCCCTTCCGGAGCGTATTCTGACCAACCTTGTGGATGGTTTGGAAAAACTCAATGAAGTGGTGCCGGGCGTTTCCAACGACGAGACCTTGCTCTATGCCCCGGAAATCAAATTCTTTGCCACGCAGGTGGACACGGATTCCCAGTTGGAAACCGGCGTGCAGGGGTTGTTTGTGGCGGGTGACGGTCCGGGGGTTGCCGGAAATATCGTTTCCGCCGCAGCAACGGGACTGATTCCGGCCAAGGCGATTGCCAAGCGCCTGACGTGA
- a CDS encoding sigma-54 interaction domain-containing protein: protein MLERRRPLVLLFSGGIKVLNIDGIIGESPALQEVFQVLGKVAPTDSTVLVTGESGTGKELLVRALHHNSRRRDQPFVPINCGAIPKELLESELFGHEKGAFTHAIRSRSGRFELADGGTIFLDEIGEMDFSLQVKILRVLQEKEIERVGGTAVKKVDVRVVAATNRELEREVAEGRFREDLFYRLNVIPLQLPALRERGEDVLLLAKHFLQRFCKDKDRGELRLSPEAENMLLAYSWPGNVRELENFMERLSILCDGTSVGLEDLPGKILREVGEEPVARPVPAASIPAGFRWPRLRDMKEKDFALKDFLEQMEDRLILEALEQVGGVKNQAAELLGIKRTTLIEKMKKRKLLEG from the coding sequence ATGTTGGAGCGGAGGCGACCGCTTGTCCTGTTGTTTTCCGGAGGAATCAAAGTGCTCAATATCGATGGAATCATAGGCGAAAGCCCTGCATTGCAGGAGGTCTTTCAGGTGCTGGGCAAGGTGGCTCCCACGGATTCCACTGTCCTTGTCACAGGCGAATCCGGCACGGGTAAGGAATTGCTCGTACGCGCTCTGCACCACAATAGTAGGCGGCGGGATCAACCTTTTGTTCCCATCAACTGCGGTGCGATTCCGAAAGAATTGTTGGAGTCGGAGTTATTCGGGCACGAAAAGGGGGCGTTTACCCATGCCATTCGTTCTCGGTCCGGCCGGTTTGAACTGGCGGACGGGGGAACCATCTTTTTGGACGAAATCGGGGAAATGGATTTTTCCCTGCAAGTCAAGATATTGCGTGTTCTTCAGGAAAAGGAGATCGAGCGCGTTGGCGGCACGGCCGTCAAAAAGGTGGATGTGCGGGTCGTGGCGGCCACCAACCGGGAACTGGAGCGGGAAGTGGCTGAGGGACGTTTTCGCGAAGATCTGTTCTATCGCTTGAACGTCATCCCTTTGCAGCTTCCGGCCCTGCGGGAACGCGGCGAGGATGTATTGCTGCTGGCCAAGCATTTTCTCCAGCGCTTTTGCAAGGATAAGGATCGTGGCGAGTTGCGGCTTTCCCCTGAGGCCGAAAATATGCTCCTGGCTTACTCCTGGCCCGGCAACGTTCGCGAGCTGGAAAATTTCATGGAGCGGCTTTCCATTCTGTGTGACGGCACCAGCGTGGGCTTGGAGGATCTGCCCGGCAAAATCCTCCGGGAAGTGGGTGAAGAGCCTGTAGCCCGCCCGGTACCGGCAGCATCGATTCCCGCAGGGTTCCGTTGGCCGCGCCTGCGGGACATGAAGGAAAAGGATTTTGCGCTGAAGGATTTCCTGGAGCAGATGGAGGACCGTTTGATCCTTGAAGCGTTGGAGCAAGTGGGCGGGGTGAAGAATCAGGCCGCAGAATTGCTCGGCATCAAGCGTACGACGCTGATTGAGAAAATGAAAAAGCGCAAGCTGCTCGAAGGGTGA
- a CDS encoding flagellar basal body rod C-terminal domain-containing protein → VDTTLGPPIAEQRPVDAGRAAAPRSGSNVDVARETVDLIRSQNAFAANAAMVRAWDETTGLLVNRTV, encoded by the coding sequence TGTGGATACCACGCTTGGCCCGCCCATTGCGGAACAACGCCCCGTTGATGCGGGCAGGGCTGCCGCGCCCCGTTCCGGCTCCAATGTGGATGTGGCGCGGGAGACCGTGGATTTGATCCGTTCGCAAAACGCATTTGCCGCCAATGCCGCCATGGTCCGTGCCTGGGACGAAACCACCGGTCTGTTGGTCAACCGTACGGTCTGA